One window of Triticum dicoccoides isolate Atlit2015 ecotype Zavitan chromosome 5A, WEW_v2.0, whole genome shotgun sequence genomic DNA carries:
- the LOC119303424 gene encoding patatin-like protein 3, translating to MEAAQVGPPASMDVDKLTYEIFSILESKFLFGYDDPNLLFAGGSPLTPASAAVVGKATPPRAQAGKVCILSIDGGGRAADGLLAGAALVRLEASLRRRTGDPKARLADFFDVAAGSGSGGVLAAMLVARGKDDARPLYSAEDALAFLVRSLRRGWSSSSGSLRALLRRPAGGAAFRKVFGELTLRDTARPVLVPCYDLATGAPFLFSRADAVETPAYDFRLRDVCAATCAGSGRSSSAVEVRSCDGSTRIVAVGGGVALGNPTAAAITHVLNNKREFPLASGVENLLVISIGSGEGASTSDIVRIAAEGVSDMVDQAVAMAFGHSRTSNYTRIQAIGSPRGSRCAVAAEEMLSQKNMESVLFRGKKLAEQTNAEKLEQFAHELVKERNRREITTCAKQS from the exons ATGGAAGCGGCTCAAGTGGGGCCACCCGCCTCCATGGACGTGGACAAGCTCACCTACGAGATCTTCTCCATCCTCGAGAGCAAGTTCCTGTTCGGCTACGACGACCCCAACCTTCTCTTCGCCGGTGGCTCGCCTCTCACACCGGCGTCCGCGGCGGTGGTCGGGAAGGCGACGCCCCCGCGGGCGCAGGCCGGGAAGGTGTGCATCTTGTCGATAGACGGCGGTGGGCGCGCCGCCGACGGGCTGCTCGCCGGCGCGGCGCTGGTGAGGCTGGAGGCGTCGCTGAGGCGGCGCACTGGGGACCCCAAGGCGCGTCTGGCGGACTTCTTCGACGTGGCCGCGGGCTCTGGCTCCGGCGGCGTGCTGGCGGCCATGCTGGTGGCGCGCGGCAAGGACGACGCTCGGCCGCTCTACTCCGCCGAGGACGCGCTCGCGTTCCTCGTGCGCAGCCTCCGCCGCGGCTGGTCCTCCTCGTCCGGGAGCCTCCGCGCGCTACTCCGGCGCCCGGCCGGCGGCGCCGCGTTCCGCAAAGTGTTCGGCGAGCTCACGCTCCGGGACACGGCGCGGCCGGTGCTCGTCCCGTGCTACGACCTGGCCACGGGGGCCCCGTTCCTCTTCTCCCGAGCCGACGCCGTCGAGACGCCGGCGTACGACTTCCGCCTGCGCGACGTGTGCGCCGCCACGTGTGCCGGGTCGGGCCGCTCGTCATCTGCGGTGGAGGTGCGGTCGTGCGACGGGTCTACCCGCATCGTGGCCGTGGGCGGCGGCGTGGCGCTCGGCAACCCCACGGCGGCGGCCATCACGCACGTGCTCAACAACAAGCGCGAGTTCCCGCTGGCCTCCGGCGTGGAGAACCTGCTGGTCATCTCCATCGGCAGCGGCGAGGGCGCCTCGACTTCCGACATCGTCAGGATCGCCGCCGAGGGCGTGTCCGACATG GTGGATCAAGCAGTGGCCATGGCGTTCGGACATAGCCGGACAAGCAACTACACCCGCATCCAG GCGATCGGGTCGCCGCGGGGGAGCCGATgcgcggtggcggcggaggagATGCTGTCGCAGAAGAACATGGAGTCGGTGCTGTTCCGCGGGAAGAAGCTGGCGGAGCAGACCAACGCCGAGAAGCTGGAACAGTTCGCGCACGAGCTCGTCAAGGAGCGCAACCGCCGCGAAATCACAACTTGTGCAAAACAGTCTTAG